A single genomic interval of Macadamia integrifolia cultivar HAES 741 chromosome 6, SCU_Mint_v3, whole genome shotgun sequence harbors:
- the LOC122080856 gene encoding peroxidase 28-like has translation MKSLAIVAYGLSLVVLINYTCLCSDLQMGYYKGKCPDNKTDVEDIVKSSIASQYALDATTSPALIRMQFHDCFVRGCDASILLDGNKTEKNAPPNLTVRGYDVIDKAKSDVEDKCPGVVSCADIIIMAAREAVVLGGGDYYNVTLGRRDGQHSNITEAVLLLPAADISVGDSIAAFSALGIEVSDMVALIGAHTVGVAHCSSFKDRLYNFNNTGMADPTMDEALLNSLKSTCPQNSTDDNFANLDQNSLSANTVDNSFFMQIQKGKGLLGIDQEIDLDTRTNGTVQQFANSNTLYTGQLGIAMIKLGDVNVLTAPLGEIRTSCRYTNADYSAPPPPPSCNHSSTPPSNSSAPANSSTTPPNNSSPPPNNSTTPPNTSSPPPNNSTTPPNTSSPPPNNSTTPPNTSSPPANSSSTPPNNSTTPPTNSSSPPTNSSSPT, from the exons atgaagtctTTGGCAATAGTAGCATATGGGCTTAGCTTAGTAGTTTTAATAAACTACACTTGTTTGTGTTCTGATCTGCAGATGGGCTACTACAAGGGCAAATGTCCAGACAATAAAACAGATGTGGAGGACATTGTCAAAAGTTCTATAGCCTCACAATATGCGTTAGATGCAACCACTAGCCCTGCACTCATACGTATGCAATTCCATGATTGTTTTGTCAGG GGATGTGATGCATCAATACTCCTAGATGGCAATAAAACTGAGAAGAATGCACCTCCTAACCTAACCGTGAGAGGTTATGATGTAATCGACAAAGCGAAATCCGATGTCGAGGATAAATGCCCTGGTGTTGTTTCTTGTGCTGATATAATTATCATGGCTGCTAGAGAAGCTGTTGTGTTG GGTGGAGGTGACTACTACAATGTAACATTGGGGAGAAGGGATGGACAACATTCCAATATAACTGAAGCTGTGCTTCTCCTCCCTGCTGCTGACATTTCAGTCGGGGACTCAATTGCAGCATTTTCAGCTCTGGGAATTGAAGTTTCAGACATGGTTGCCCTCATTG GTGCTCACACAGTAGGAGTCGCACATTGTTCTTCCTTCAAAGATCGTCTCTACAATTTCAACAACACAGGAATGGCAGATCCAACCATGGATGAAGCTCTCCTTAACTCATTAAAGTCAACTTGTCCTCAGAATTCAACAGATGATAACTTTGCCAATCTGGATCAAAACTCTCTCAGTGCAAACACTGTTGACAACTCCTTCTTCATGCAAATACAAAAGGGCAAAGGACTTCTAGGTATCGACCAAGAGATAGATCTGGACACTCGAACTAATGGAACAGTTCAGCAATTTGCCAACAGTAATACACTATATACTGGACAATTGGGTATTGCCATGATCAAATTGGGAGATGTAAATGTCCTTACTGCTCCATTAGGAGAGATTAGGACATCATGTCGATACACTAATGCAGATTATTCCGCTCCTCCCCCTCCACCTAGTTGTAATCATTCCTCAACCCCTCCTAGTAATTCCTCAGCCCCTGCTAATAGTTCCACAACCCCTCCTAATAATTCCTCACCCCCTCCTAATAATTCCACAACCCCTCCTAATACTTCCTCACCCCCTCCTAATAATTCCACAACCCCTCCTAATACTTCCTCACCCCCTCCTAATAATTCCACAACCCCTCCTAATACTTCCTCACCCCCTGCCAATAGTTCCTCAACCCCTCCTAATAATTCCACAACCCCTCCTACTAATTCCTCATCCCCTCCTACTAATTCCTCATCCCCTACATAG